The genomic region AACAGGACTGGACCTACAACTGCGTGGAGTCTTTACTGATCTCGAAATAAAGCTGCATACACTTTGCTGCTTGTGACACCCAATAGTCGTCGACGTGCATTAATACCGTTCCTTTGTGATATGCTTTGGGGATACTGTGTTGACGCCACTCTGGACTGAACTTTACTTGCCCTTGGCCTTTTCAGCTGAGTTTTGACCTTCTATTTATATCTCGCAGACCGTTCTTTGCCCTTTGACTTTATCTGCTGAAACAGTAGAGCCAGCTCGCTAAATGTCATTTGGCATATGAGATGTATTTTATGCCACTGTCTGCTTTTCCTTTTCCAACAGGCTTGGAGCTGTTGCTCAATATTAGCTCTTGCTGTAAGTACTCTCTCTCATcagtctttttgttttgtagctttttgaCTTAGGAGGAGGATTATTTGATTTGTTGATCACATTCTACAAAACTGATCTTGTACTTTGTATGGTGAATAAACACACAGTGATGCAACAGGCAAAATGGGAATTGGCCTCAGGACGAGTTTTCAATGTTTCACCCACTCACAGTGCATGAATGTATAcaaatcttttattttttaaattatttttttatttaactaaGCGGTTGTACGTAACCTGCGTGAATGTAAAAGCAACTCTAAATTTCAGCCAGCATTCCAACTCGAAAGTTAAGTTAAGGCAGAGTAACTTCAGAGCTTGCCCTTTAAACCGAGGAGGGGGGCGTGGACCCGACCccgaccgccccccccccccgctccgCCACTGCAGGCGCTCGCTCGCTTCCATTGCCCTCGACAGCGGATCACACAGGAGCGACCATTGAAAGTCTTCTCCCTCCCAGGTTGCCTTGTCAAAATGGTGAGAGTAACGGTGAAGACCAAGCCCTATACGGACCAGAAACCCGGAACAAGCGGCCTGCGGAAGAGGGTGACTGTGTTCCAGCAGAACCAGCACTATGCGGAGAACTTCATCCAGAGCATTATCTCGGTCATCGAGCCAGCTGAGCGCCAGGCAGCTACTCTGGTGGTGGGGGGCGACGGCAGGTTCTTCATGAAAGATGCCATTCAGCTCATCGTCCAGATCGCAGCCGCTAACGGGGTGAGTCAGTAGGAGAATTAAACCCCCTCCCCCGGACCGACCACACCCCCCTTTTTGGACCAGCTAGCGTTAGCTAGCAAGCTGCAAGCTGCAAGCTAACGGTCAAGTTGAATGTCATTTTAATTAGATGTTAATATCCAGACTTTTCCAACACATTTCACATTTAAGCAATTCACAGTGAATTGCTTGCGTGGTTAAATGATTTACTATATCATTATAATGCAACCTGCATGGCTTGTGCAACCACACGGGAGGGAGGGACAGTTAGTAAGGTGCATGCTTTTTGGCCACAGTGCAAATGTTCATACACTTGTTAGTCAGTAGGGGGCGTGGCAGGGGAGACGTGCTGCTTGACACGTTTCTCCGTCTCCAGGCCGGCCCTAAGTCAAATAAGACCTCAATTTATTGcacaaaaataaatgtgaataCACCGTTCGTTagctaaggcttttttttttccccacaatgaGATAAGCCCACCTTTTACATTTGCTAAAACAGAATTGTCCAACTTATAGTCAGGTCATTATTTTCCATTGCAGAGCAAGCTGTAAAAGGAAATCAATGCATCTACACAATAGTAAAGTAAAGTAAAGTCATCTGTGATTACAAATGGCCAAAGTTGCATGAAGATGATGGCACTCAACTCCTGTGTGACAATAGTGGCTTGTTAAGAAATGACAGTTGGAAAATTGCATCAGTGTGTTACTCAAATAGAGATTCCGAAGTCCTGTAATAACACTGGGCAACACATTTTTATAATTGCACACTATTACAACAATATTAACATTGTTAAATGAATACTTTAGATAGTTAACATAATATCTGAGCAACTTGGAAAAGGTAATCATTTTGAATTAAAACATTATCATTATTTGATAACAAATtggatttgtaaaaaatgtttaaaaaaagtcaaatataaccaattaaatgaaacaaaaccCCAGTTTTGGAGAATAATCCAATCTTTCTTTTTGTATTTGTGCCTGTTGCAGATTGGACACCTGGTGATTGGTCAGGATGGCATCATGTCCACCCCAGCCGTGTCCTGTGTGATCCGCAAGCTGAAGGCAGTGGGCGGGATCATCCTCACAGCCAGCCATAACCCGGGGGGCCCCAATGGAGACTTTGGTATCAAGTACAACATCTCCAGTGGAGGTGAATGAAGAACTTGCATAACTGTGGCCTCTGTACACGTCAGCCACCCTCCCCTGAAAATGTGCTCTTGTTGCGGATTGTTGTTTGCAATGATGGTGCTCCAGAGTTGGTGGTGCCAACGCTTAGCCGCTTCTTTCTTTCTATTCCACTGTCTGCAGGTCCTGCTCCAGAGGGCATTACAAACCAAATCTTTGAGATCAGCAAAAGCCTACAGGAGTATCATATCTGCCCAGATCTCAAAGTGGATCTGTCAAAGATTGGCAAGCAGACCTTTGATGTAGCGACTTCCAAGCCTTTCACAGGTACTACTCTTCCCCCCTTACGTAGTATTCTTTATACTTGACAACATTTGCATCAATACCATCCATCTTTGTGCCAGTGGAGATCGTGGACTCTGTTGAGGCCTACGCAGATATGCTGAGGGGTATTTTTGACTTTGCTGCACTGAAGGAGCTTCTCTCCGGAGCCAATCACATTAACGTCCGCCTGGACGCAATGCACGGAGGTACAACtacaattcattcatttttcataTTGTGGTCTTGTTTAGATTGAAGTTGCAGACGTCAACATTTTAACTGTGCCTTTTTTCAGTGGTTGGTCCTTATGTGAAGAAGATCGTGTGTGAGGAGCTGGGTTCTCCAGCCAACTCTGCAGTCAACTGTGTGCCCAAGGAGGACTTTGGCGGCCACCACCCTGACCCAAACTTGACGTACGCCGCAGACCTGGTGAACGCCATGAAAGGAGGAGAGTATGACTTTGGAGCCGCCTTCGATGGTGACGGTGTAAGGAAACTTCATTTTTCGCTCGCTTGATAGCTGAAGCAAAGAGCCTCGAGCGCAGCACCGGACTGGACCACAATGATGCAATTAAAATGTTCAAGTGGACACGGAGCTACGATGTCAGCTTTAAACCTAATTTCCTCTAAACTGTAAAAGTCGTTTTCTTGTTAGTCAGCAACTAAAATACATGGGGGATTTTCCTCCatgctaaaaacaaaacaaaattgctTTTGACATCCATGTTGGTTGGACTCTGTAGTCTAAGTGACACACATCAATTGACCTTTGCGCTCCTTCTCAGGACCGTAACATGGTGCTCGGCAAGCATGGATTCTTCGTGAACCCGTCGGACTCGGTGGCTGTTATTGCCGCCAACATTAACAGCATTCCGTACTTCCAAAAGACTGGCGTGAAGGGATTGGCTCGCAGTATGCCCACAAGTGGAGCCCTGGACAAGTACAAATTATAAAACCCTTCCAAAAACAACTTATGAGCTGCCATCAatactattttttttgtgtgtcaaatCTATTGTAGTGTGGCTAAAGCACTGAAAATGCAACTCTATGAGACTCCAACGGGCTGGAAGTTCTTTGGGAACTTGATGGATGCTGGGAAACTGTCACTGTGCGGAGAGGAGAGTTTTGGCACCGGTAAGTAAAAGCCAGGACACTTGAAAGTGAGCCCGAAATGAAAAGCCCCTACTTTGACCAATCAGGCTCGGATCATATTCGGGAGAAGGACGGCCTGTGGGCAGTACTCGCGTGGTTGTCCATCTTAGCCAGTCGCAAACAGAGCGTGGAAGACATCATGAAGGACCATTGGCAAAAGTTCGGCAGAAACTTCTTCACcaggtaaaaagaaaataaccaTGCAAGTTGCTTGTTTGTTTCAATTCcctaataaaacaaatattgatATAGCTTTTAATTATGATCATTGATATTGAAGTGATCATTCTCGTCTCGTACTGCCATGACCAATATTTCCAGTTTGAAATAGAACTATGGATTCACTTCAAgacgcactttttttttcaggtatGACTACGAGGAGGTCGACTCGGACGCTGCCAACAAAATGATCAAGGAACTGGAAACAGCCATGTTCAATCCATCCTTTGTGGGAAAGAATTTCTCATCGGGGGATAAAACATACCAGGTGGCAATCGCAGACAACTTTGCCTACACGGATCCTGTGGATggaagtgtttccaaaaaccaGGTCAGCAATCTGAAAAGAATATCACAATGATTGTTGTCAAATGTTTCTCTTGTCACCCAAAGATGACAGTAAATACCTTCCCATTGCTATGACTTATCATTTGCTCATTTTGCTGTTCCCTCAGGGCTTGAGGATTATCTTTGCCGACGGTTCTCGTATTATTTTCCGTCTCAGCGGCACTGGCAGTGCGGGGGCAACCGTCAGGCTTTACATTGATAGCTATGAGAAGGACCCCCGGAAGATTTACCAGGACCCGCAGGTCAGAATTTTGAACAAGACAAAACTGTCTGACAAAGCTAAAAGAAATGTCACATattcaccgtgtgtgtgtgtgtaggtgatgTTGGCGCCCTTGGTAGACATCGCCTTGAAGCTTTCACAGCTTCATGAGAAGACTGGACGCACTGGCCCCACTGTGATCACATGATTCCTCTGCCATGCCGCTCCTCACCCTCTGCAATGATAAACGTTTAGTCTTCAGGATTTGATGTCGTCATTGGCCGCATTTCAATAGTAAAAAGGgtcgtgcacataagaaaattaACGTCTAATACACGATCGACTGTTTGGTCCAGTTTTTGTGTCAAACAACGGACTGACTTAAAAGCAGAAAGTTCTTTCATTCTTTCTTGTCTCTCATCTGGTGCCTTCCTGTCTTCTTCCAGACCAGTCCGAATAACAAACCCCCAAAGAAAAGTCTATTGAAAATAAAGTAACATTTATGATCATTAATAATCGTGCTCCTGTTCTGAATGCGTTCGATTTGGAGTTGCAAACGATTTTCCATCTTGTTCCAGACACCTGCACCAAGCTCCAAggtattgagagaaaaaaaaaaagttttgagcaAGTCTGTCGTGACTTTCTTTTGGTAGAGAAAGAAGCAAAAATCCAATCCAAACGTTTTTTCCGCAGTCTAAGCCCGATAAACGTTTCCAGTGGAAAAAGACGGAGCGTTTGTGACCCAAATTGGTGTCAACTTGCACAACTGCCATATCTGCAAGAAAATTGGCTGCAATTTAGTTAATAGGAGTGCGGCGGGTTAAAACTCAGGTGCAGCAGGAACGCTCTCTGAACATGACAGGCAAAATTGGCCTTAATCACAAACGCTCTACTTTGCAAcaatttatgtcatccatgtcaaTGTGGCGTGCCCGCGACCATCCGTTCACTAATCCCCCACCAAAGCGAGTCACGTTCAATTTTCTTGAGCAGGGATTAGTCAATCAGGGTGTCTCGTTTGATGTGTAACTGCAATATGTAGGACGCGTTTC from Syngnathus scovelli strain Florida chromosome 10, RoL_Ssco_1.2, whole genome shotgun sequence harbors:
- the pgm1 gene encoding phosphoglucomutase-1 — encoded protein: MVRVTVKTKPYTDQKPGTSGLRKRVTVFQQNQHYAENFIQSIISVIEPAERQAATLVVGGDGRFFMKDAIQLIVQIAAANGIGHLVIGQDGIMSTPAVSCVIRKLKAVGGIILTASHNPGGPNGDFGIKYNISSGGPAPEGITNQIFEISKSLQEYHICPDLKVDLSKIGKQTFDVATSKPFTVEIVDSVEAYADMLRGIFDFAALKELLSGANHINVRLDAMHGVVGPYVKKIVCEELGSPANSAVNCVPKEDFGGHHPDPNLTYAADLVNAMKGGEYDFGAAFDGDGDRNMVLGKHGFFVNPSDSVAVIAANINSIPYFQKTGVKGLARSMPTSGALDNVAKALKMQLYETPTGWKFFGNLMDAGKLSLCGEESFGTGSDHIREKDGLWAVLAWLSILASRKQSVEDIMKDHWQKFGRNFFTRYDYEEVDSDAANKMIKELETAMFNPSFVGKNFSSGDKTYQVAIADNFAYTDPVDGSVSKNQGLRIIFADGSRIIFRLSGTGSAGATVRLYIDSYEKDPRKIYQDPQVMLAPLVDIALKLSQLHEKTGRTGPTVIT